The Deltaproteobacteria bacterium genome segment CTCGCAGGCCCGCATGAGACCTCCGATAATTTTTGCTCGGTCAAAGGCCTCACGTCGTCCATCCTTTTTCACCACCATGGGCAAAACTTCTTCCACACGCTCGTAGGTAGTAAAACGTTTTTGACACTCATCGCATTCACGACGACGACGAATTTCCGCACCCTCTTTGGAAAGGCGGGAGTCGATCACTTTGGTATCGATGTAGGCGCAAAAAGGGCATTTCATAAGTGGACAGCAGGGCGTTACCTGAACAGCTATAATTTATTAAAGATACAGTGGAAATTTTTTACAAAATTCTTTGATCTCAGTCTTAATCTTCTGTTGAAGAGATTCATTTTTTATATCGTTCAAAATGTCTGAAATCCAGTTTCCAATCTGCTTCATTTCATTTTCTTTCATGCCACGAGTCGTCAGGGCTGGCGTACCTATACGAATACCGCTGGTGACAAAGGGAGAGAGTTTTTCCTGGGGCACCGTGTTTTTATTCACGGTAATGCCTGCCTTACCCAAGGCCTCTTCGGCCTCTTTTCCGGTAAGACCTCTTGGAGAAAGATCTACTAACATTAAATGATTGTCTGTCCCGCCCGAAACCAAGCGAAAATCTTTGGCCATTAGAGTGACCGCCAAGGCCTGGGCATTTTGAATCACCTGAGCCGCATAAACCTTGAAATCAGCAGAGAGTGCTTCTCTAAATGCCACCGCTTTTGCAGCAATCACATGCATCAGCGGTCCACCTTGAATACCAGGGAAAATCTTACTGTTCACTTCTTTCGCATAGGCCTCCTGACACAGAATCATGCCCCCTCGAGGCCCGCGGAGGGTTTTGTGGGTAGTCGTGGTCACATATTCACAATGGGGAACTGGATCGGGATGGAGAGCAGTGGCTACAAGACCCGCAACATGAGCAATATCGGCCAGGATGCGAGCACCTACTTCATCGGCAATTTCACGAAATTTTTTGAAGTCAATTTGACGGGGATAAGCAGAGGCTCCTACTACAATGAGTTTGGGTTTATTCTTTAGAGCTAAATCACGAACTTGATTAAAATCGATGGTTTCAGTCTCACTATTTAAACCATAAGAAGAAACATCAAAAAGAAAACCCGAAAAGTTGACCGGAGAACCGTGGGTGAGATGCCCCCCATGAGAGAGACTCATTCCCAAGACCTTGTCTCCAGGCTTTAAGAAGGAAAAATAAACTGCCATGTTGGCCTGTGACCCCGAATGGGGTTGCACATTCACATGATCGGCCTTAAAAAGTTTTTTGGCGCGCTGGATGGCCAGATTTTCAGCCACATCTGCATACTCGCAGCCCCCGTAATAGCGCTTTCCCGGATAGCCTTCCGCATATTTATTGGTAAGCACTGAACCCTGGGCCTCCATCACGGCCTTGCTGACAAAATTCTCGCTCGCAATCATTTCGAGCTTATATTCTTGTCGTTCGGTCTCAAACTGGATGGCTTCGGCAATTTCAGGATCTTGAGATTGGAGTAGAGACATATAGTGGAACCTATTTGTTAGTAATTAAAGGGATTCTAAATTCTTAATCTGATCCAAGCGCTGTTGATGCCTTCCCCCTGCATACTTTGCTTTTAACCAGGCCCAGAGCACTCTTTTTGCTTTCTCTTCATCTAAAATCCTGGCCCCCAAGGCAAGTACATTTGCATTATTATGTTCCTTGGCCATTCGGGCTGAAAACAAATCGGATACCACTGCAGCACGAATGCCTTTTATTTTATTGGCAGCAATAGAAATACCCACACCCGTTCCACAGATGAGGACACCCGCTTCTGCCCTGCCCTGCTGGATTTGCTCACAAAGCAGATGCGCAAAATCCGGATAATCTACAGAAGCTGTCGAAAAAGGACCCAAATCGACACAATCTATTTTTTTTTGGATTAAAAAATCTCGTAAGGTGTTTTTAAGAAAATAACCGGCATGGTCAGAGGCTAAAACAAGTTTCATTTTACACGTTTTTTGACGTACTCGACCACGTCCTGAACCATAAGAAGCTTTTCTGCCTCTTCATCAGGAATTTCCATTTCAAACTCTTCTTCCATGGCCATAATGAGCTCAACAATATCTAAAGAATCTGCGCCCAAATCTTCGACAAAATTAGAATCCCCTTGTATTTCATCTTCGGAAATACCCAACTGTTCAGAGATAATTCGAATAATTTTGTTTTCTACACTCGTATTTGGCAAAACTCACTCCATCGCAATAACTTCTTTACCCTTGTAAAAACCACAGTGGGCACAGACCCGATGTGGCAACTTAGGTGAACCGCAACGATTGCACTTATTAAATTGAGTTGCTGTAAGTTTATGAGTTGCGCGTCGCATATCGCGCCTGGATTTGCTTGTTTTTCTCTTAGGAACTGGCATGATAACCCTCTTCTGGACTATAAATAATGAATCGAAAACGAGGTGCTGCGCTACACCAGAAGCAAGCCCCCTGTCAACTAGTACAACGGGAACTTAATTACGTTCTTCAACAAAGAGCTGCACCCGGCGATTTTGTTCCCGATGAGATTCATCACTATTGGGAACAATAGGCTTGGCCTTTCCATAACCCACCGCTCTCAAACGGCCAGCATCGACACCCTGCCCTACCAAGTGATCGACCACAGACTGCGCCCTATTTTGAGAAAGTTTTTGATTGTAGCGATCGGAGCCCAGATCACAGGTATGCCCTTCTACTCTCACGCGTTTCAGTTCGACATGCTTGTTCAAAAAAGCGGCTACTTTACCTAAGATAGGTTTACTGATTTCGCGGATATTAAACTTGTCATAATCAAAAAATAGTTTTTCGGCCATGCGAATTTCATCGCCCACCAAATAGACGTCTTGATCGTCTTTGAGAGGGAGTTCATCGCCTGTATTTTTTATTTCCAACTCATCTGGAGGTCTCTTCGTATAAGTCACCCCTGTAAAGGCGCGATAAGCAGGAGCAGTGATCCCATTGGTCATCCCCATCCCCCCACCAAAATTTACATCGATGCCATTTTTAAAGCTATATCGTCCCCCCAAACGTGCTTCCAGAGGACTGGTTCGTCTATCCTCAAAAAATTTCACTGTTTTTACTTCCGCTTCAGCAATCACTTTGAGTTTTTTAGGAAGGGCATCTACCGACACCCCCAAGCCCCCCTGAAATTGATCATCGATCAAATGTCCTGCAACATCCAGCACTGGACTGCGCATTTCGTAACCCACGTTGGCGGCCACAGAAACTCGTTTGTGGGGTTTGAAATCGACAATCAGCTTGCCTCCTCCTGAGAAATCCCCATTACCGGTAAAATTGGTCGCAGCATTCGTGGCGCTAGGAATAGAGAGA includes the following:
- a CDS encoding serine hydroxymethyltransferase, producing MSLLQSQDPEIAEAIQFETERQEYKLEMIASENFVSKAVMEAQGSVLTNKYAEGYPGKRYYGGCEYADVAENLAIQRAKKLFKADHVNVQPHSGSQANMAVYFSFLKPGDKVLGMSLSHGGHLTHGSPVNFSGFLFDVSSYGLNSETETIDFNQVRDLALKNKPKLIVVGASAYPRQIDFKKFREIADEVGARILADIAHVAGLVATALHPDPVPHCEYVTTTTHKTLRGPRGGMILCQEAYAKEVNSKIFPGIQGGPLMHVIAAKAVAFREALSADFKVYAAQVIQNAQALAVTLMAKDFRLVSGGTDNHLMLVDLSPRGLTGKEAEEALGKAGITVNKNTVPQEKLSPFVTSGIRIGTPALTTRGMKENEMKQIGNWISDILNDIKNESLQQKIKTEIKEFCKKFPLYL
- the rpiB gene encoding ribose 5-phosphate isomerase B; the protein is MKLVLASDHAGYFLKNTLRDFLIQKKIDCVDLGPFSTASVDYPDFAHLLCEQIQQGRAEAGVLICGTGVGISIAANKIKGIRAAVVSDLFSARMAKEHNNANVLALGARILDEEKAKRVLWAWLKAKYAGGRHQQRLDQIKNLESL
- the acpP gene encoding acyl carrier protein, producing MPNTSVENKIIRIISEQLGISEDEIQGDSNFVEDLGADSLDIVELIMAMEEEFEMEIPDEEAEKLLMVQDVVEYVKKRVK
- the rpmF gene encoding 50S ribosomal protein L32; this encodes MPVPKRKTSKSRRDMRRATHKLTATQFNKCNRCGSPKLPHRVCAHCGFYKGKEVIAME